One Pseudomonas sp. MH9.2 DNA segment encodes these proteins:
- the pap gene encoding polyphosphate:AMP phosphotransferase gives MFESAEIGHAIDKETYDAEVPALREALLDAQFELKQQARFPVIVLINGVEGAGKGETIKLLNEWMDPRLIEVRTFDQQTDEELARPPAWRYWRHLPAKGRMGIFFGNWYSQMIQGRVHGHFKDAVLDQAINGAERLERMLCDEGALIFKFWFHLSKKQMKARLKLLVDDPLHSWRISPLDWQQSKTYDKFVRYGERVLRRTSHDYAPWHVIEGVDPHYRSLTVGRLLLEGLQAALANKRPAQGPLTIGPLPTNIDDLSLLNSLDMTQHLEKEDYEEQLITEQARLAGNVRDKRMKRHSLVAVFEGNDAAGKGGAIRRVAAALDPRQYNIVPIAAPTEDERAQPYLWRFWRHMPPRGKFTVFDRSWYGRVLVERVEGFCSSADWLRAYSEINDFEEQLTDAGTVVVKFWLAIDELTQLERFEAREQIPFKRFKITEDDWRNRQRWPDYRAAVGDMVDRTSTEIAPWTLVEANDKRWARVKVLRTINNALEAAFEKDTKSK, from the coding sequence CGTTGCTCGACGCGCAATTCGAACTCAAGCAGCAGGCGCGTTTTCCGGTGATTGTATTGATCAACGGCGTCGAAGGCGCGGGCAAGGGCGAGACGATTAAGCTGCTCAATGAATGGATGGACCCACGGCTGATCGAGGTGCGTACGTTCGATCAGCAGACTGACGAAGAACTGGCCCGACCACCCGCGTGGCGCTATTGGCGGCATTTGCCGGCGAAGGGGCGTATGGGGATTTTCTTTGGCAATTGGTACAGCCAGATGATTCAGGGGCGGGTGCATGGCCACTTCAAGGATGCCGTGCTCGATCAGGCAATCAATGGGGCTGAACGTCTGGAGAGAATGCTCTGTGATGAGGGCGCACTGATTTTCAAGTTCTGGTTTCACCTGTCCAAGAAGCAGATGAAGGCTCGGCTCAAGTTGCTTGTGGATGACCCTTTGCACAGCTGGCGCATTAGTCCGCTGGACTGGCAACAATCGAAAACCTACGACAAATTTGTTCGCTACGGTGAGCGTGTGCTGCGTCGTACCAGCCATGATTATGCCCCTTGGCATGTCATCGAAGGCGTGGATCCGCATTATCGCAGCCTGACCGTCGGGCGCCTGTTGCTCGAAGGGCTACAGGCCGCCTTGGCCAATAAAAGACCCGCTCAAGGTCCGCTGACCATTGGCCCACTGCCGACCAATATTGATGACCTCAGCCTGCTGAACAGTCTCGACATGACTCAGCATCTGGAAAAAGAAGATTACGAAGAACAATTGATTACCGAGCAGGCGCGCCTGGCGGGCAACGTGCGTGATAAACGTATGAAGCGGCACTCGCTGGTAGCGGTATTCGAAGGCAATGATGCCGCAGGCAAAGGCGGCGCCATCCGGCGGGTCGCGGCGGCGCTGGACCCGCGTCAGTACAATATTGTGCCGATTGCCGCGCCCACCGAGGACGAGCGTGCACAGCCTTATCTCTGGCGCTTCTGGCGGCACATGCCGCCACGTGGCAAATTTACCGTGTTCGATAGGTCATGGTATGGCCGGGTGCTGGTAGAGCGCGTTGAGGGTTTTTGCAGCTCGGCAGATTGGCTCCGGGCGTACAGCGAGATCAACGATTTCGAAGAACAGCTGACCGATGCCGGCACTGTGGTAGTCAAGTTCTGGCTGGCCATTGATGAGCTGACTCAACTGGAGCGTTTTGAGGCGCGGGAACAGATTCCGTTCAAACGCTTCAAAATCACCGAGGACGACTGGCGCAACCGTCAGAGATGGCCGGACTATCGCGCGGCTGTGGGCGACATGGTTGATCGTACCAGTACTGAAATCGCGCCGTGGACCCTGGTTGAGGCCAATGACAAACGCTGGGCGCGGGTGAAGGTGTTACGCACGATCAATAACGCGCTGGAAGCCGCTTTTGAAAAGGACACAAAGTCTAAGTAA